A genome region from Tolypothrix sp. PCC 7712 includes the following:
- a CDS encoding GMC oxidoreductase, with protein sequence MIIDDQHYDIIIVGTGAGGGTLAYKLAPTGKKILILERSNFLPKEEENWSAVEVFKKERYHTQEQWYDSAGEPFRPQINYWVGGNTKVYGAALLRMRERDFKEVKHQDGVSIEWPLKYQDFEPYYTEAEKLYHVHGKSGDDPTEPPHSETYPYSEVSHEARMQEIADAISQQGLHPTHLPLALKSDCIRCHTCDGFPCKIDAKADAHTVGINPALSHPNVTLKTSAKVVRLHTNPSGVEVKAVEAEIDGQSYLFFADIFVLACGAVNSAALLLRSANDKHPKGLANSSDLVGRNFMKHLMTAMVQLSPTPNPTVFQKTISVNDFYWGESEFPFPMGHIQNTGSILQEMIPSEASPLLSLMSRLVPGFGMRQLANHSIGWWLQTEDLPDPKNRVRVVGDKLYLDYTPNNIEAHDRLIYRWTNILKAVDRTSENPVFRRGIYPRSDSPIQVVANQCGTCRFGEDAKTSVLDLDCRTHDVNNLYVVDGSFFPSNSGVSPALTIIANALRVGDRLIERLH encoded by the coding sequence ATGATTATCGACGATCAACACTACGACATTATCATCGTTGGTACTGGTGCCGGTGGCGGTACATTAGCATATAAACTCGCCCCCACTGGTAAAAAAATCCTCATTCTAGAACGCAGCAATTTTCTCCCCAAAGAAGAAGAAAATTGGAGTGCTGTTGAAGTCTTCAAAAAAGAACGTTATCACACTCAAGAACAATGGTACGACAGCGCCGGCGAACCATTTCGTCCGCAAATTAATTATTGGGTAGGTGGGAATACAAAAGTATATGGTGCAGCACTGCTGCGGATGCGGGAAAGAGATTTTAAAGAAGTTAAACATCAAGATGGGGTTTCAATTGAGTGGCCTTTGAAATACCAAGACTTTGAACCCTATTACACCGAAGCCGAGAAACTCTACCATGTCCACGGTAAATCAGGCGATGACCCTACAGAACCACCCCACAGCGAAACTTATCCCTATTCCGAAGTTAGTCACGAAGCGCGGATGCAGGAAATTGCTGATGCTATCTCCCAACAAGGGCTACATCCAACACATTTACCTTTAGCACTCAAGAGTGATTGTATCCGATGTCACACCTGTGATGGTTTCCCTTGTAAAATAGATGCGAAAGCTGATGCTCATACTGTGGGAATTAACCCAGCTTTATCACATCCCAATGTCACTTTGAAAACCTCAGCTAAGGTTGTGCGTTTACACACTAACCCATCTGGTGTGGAAGTAAAAGCTGTGGAAGCAGAAATTGATGGACAATCCTATCTATTTTTTGCAGATATTTTCGTGTTAGCTTGTGGTGCGGTAAATTCGGCGGCGTTGTTATTACGTTCTGCAAATGACAAACACCCCAAAGGACTTGCTAATAGTTCCGATTTGGTGGGACGTAATTTTATGAAACACCTGATGACGGCGATGGTACAACTCAGCCCGACACCAAACCCAACGGTTTTTCAGAAAACCATCTCTGTGAATGATTTTTATTGGGGAGAATCAGAGTTTCCTTTCCCGATGGGTCATATTCAAAATACAGGTAGTATTCTGCAAGAAATGATTCCGTCCGAAGCATCGCCTTTGTTATCGCTGATGTCGAGGTTAGTACCTGGGTTTGGAATGCGACAGTTAGCCAATCATTCTATTGGTTGGTGGTTACAAACGGAAGATTTACCTGACCCAAAAAATCGGGTGCGGGTAGTAGGTGATAAGTTGTATTTGGATTATACGCCTAATAATATCGAGGCACACGATCGCCTGATTTATCGCTGGACGAATATCCTCAAAGCTGTAGACCGCACCTCAGAAAACCCGGTGTTTCGTCGCGGTATTTATCCCCGTAGTGATAGCCCGATTCAAGTGGTGGCGAATCAGTGCGGTACTTGTCGGTTTGGGGAAGATGCAAAAACATCTGTGCTTGACCTTGATTGTCGCACCCATGATGTGAATAATCTCTATGTTGTTGATGGTAGTTTCTTCCCGTCTAATTCTGGGGTGAGTCCGGCTTTAACTATTATCGCTAATGCGTTGCGAGTTGGCGATC
- a CDS encoding heme-copper oxidase subunit III — protein MTVNSSISREELQESLETRTVEHTHDEAANSMFGFIVFLLSESIIFLSFFAGYIVYKTTTPDWLPPGVEGLEVREPAINTVILVSSSFVIYFAELALKRHNMWGFRLLWLTTMAMGSYFLYGQAVEWNSLHFTVTSGVFGGMFYLLTGFHGLHVFTGVVLQLIMLVRSLIPGNYDKGHFGVDATSLFWHFVDVIWIILFLLIYIWQ, from the coding sequence ATGACTGTGAATAGTTCTATTAGTCGAGAAGAGTTGCAGGAGTCTTTGGAGACGAGGACTGTTGAACATACTCATGATGAAGCCGCCAATAGTATGTTTGGCTTTATCGTATTTTTACTTTCGGAAAGCATTATTTTCTTGAGTTTTTTTGCGGGATATATTGTTTATAAAACCACAACTCCTGATTGGCTACCGCCTGGTGTTGAGGGATTAGAAGTTAGGGAACCGGCAATTAATACGGTGATTTTGGTTTCCAGTAGCTTTGTGATTTATTTCGCGGAACTTGCCCTAAAACGTCATAATATGTGGGGATTTCGCCTGCTTTGGTTAACAACAATGGCGATGGGTAGCTACTTTTTATATGGCCAAGCAGTTGAATGGAATAGCCTGCATTTTACTGTGACATCTGGCGTATTCGGGGGAATGTTTTATCTACTAACAGGATTCCACGGTTTGCACGTTTTCACTGGTGTGGTGTTGCAGTTAATTATGTTAGTGCGATCGCTCATCCCCGGTAATTACGATAAAGGTCATTTTGGCGTAGATGCAACTTCCCTATTTTGGCACTTCGTCGATGTAATTTGGATTATTTTATTTCTCCTCATCTACATCTGGCAATGA
- the ctaD gene encoding cytochrome c oxidase subunit I: MTNTQIEKPKIAEPHHPPTTWKTYFTFSTDHKVIGIQYIVTSFLFFLIGGIFAMIIRGELITPEADLVDRTVYNAMFTMHGTIMLFLWTFPVLVGLANYLVPLMIGARDMAFPRLNAVAFWMVPVFGIILMASFFLPGGPAQAGWWSYPPVSLQNPTGNLINGQFLWLIAVAISGVSSIMGGVNFVTTIVKMRAPGMTFFRMPAYVWAVFSAQIIQLFGLPALTAGAVMLLLDLSIGTAFFDPAKGGNAVLFQHFFWFYSHPAVYVIILPVFGIFSEIFPVYSRKPLFGYKVVAVSSLLIAGVSGFVWVHHMFASGTPAWMRIVFMISTMFVSVPTGIKVFAWVATIWGGKLRLTTPMLFALGGLIMFVFAGITGIMLSSVPIDIHVNNTYFVVGHFHYVLYGTVTMGMFAAFYHWFPKMTGRMYYEGLGKLHFWLSFIGTNLNFLPMHPLGLQGMLRRVASYDPEYAFWNVIASIGGFLLGMSTLPFILNMIGSWVQGEKAPDNPWRAIGLEWLVASPPPVENFEEIPVVISEPYGYGKSEPLTANLEKQELIKDLN; the protein is encoded by the coding sequence ATGACCAATACCCAAATCGAAAAACCCAAAATAGCCGAACCACACCACCCCCCCACCACCTGGAAAACCTACTTCACCTTCAGCACCGACCACAAAGTCATCGGTATCCAATATATAGTCACTTCCTTTCTCTTCTTCCTCATCGGTGGTATCTTCGCCATGATTATTCGCGGCGAACTTATCACCCCAGAAGCCGACTTAGTTGACCGCACCGTTTACAATGCCATGTTCACCATGCACGGCACAATTATGCTGTTCCTGTGGACTTTCCCCGTATTAGTTGGTCTAGCAAACTACCTTGTCCCCTTAATGATTGGGGCGCGAGATATGGCATTTCCCCGCCTGAATGCCGTAGCCTTCTGGATGGTGCCAGTGTTCGGGATTATACTGATGGCTAGTTTCTTCCTACCTGGTGGCCCAGCCCAAGCAGGTTGGTGGTCTTATCCCCCAGTGAGTCTGCAAAATCCTACAGGTAATCTCATTAACGGTCAATTTCTCTGGCTGATAGCTGTAGCCATATCGGGTGTATCCTCGATTATGGGCGGTGTTAATTTTGTCACCACAATTGTCAAAATGCGCGCCCCAGGAATGACCTTCTTTCGGATGCCCGCTTATGTTTGGGCAGTGTTCAGCGCCCAGATTATCCAACTATTTGGCTTACCTGCACTTACAGCCGGGGCTGTTATGTTGTTACTCGACCTTAGTATTGGTACAGCCTTCTTTGACCCGGCAAAGGGCGGTAATGCAGTTCTCTTTCAACACTTTTTCTGGTTCTATTCACACCCTGCCGTCTACGTAATTATACTACCTGTATTTGGCATTTTTTCGGAAATATTCCCTGTTTATAGCCGTAAACCTCTGTTTGGCTATAAAGTAGTTGCCGTTTCCTCACTCTTGATTGCTGGTGTGAGTGGTTTTGTCTGGGTACATCATATGTTTGCCAGTGGTACACCAGCCTGGATGCGGATAGTGTTCATGATTTCCACAATGTTTGTTTCCGTCCCCACGGGAATTAAGGTATTTGCTTGGGTAGCGACAATTTGGGGAGGTAAACTGCGGCTAACTACACCAATGCTGTTTGCTTTGGGTGGATTGATTATGTTTGTGTTTGCTGGTATCACAGGCATTATGCTGTCTTCCGTACCGATTGATATTCACGTCAATAATACATACTTCGTTGTAGGTCACTTTCATTACGTCCTCTATGGAACTGTGACAATGGGGATGTTTGCCGCATTTTATCATTGGTTTCCCAAGATGACTGGGCGGATGTACTACGAAGGCTTGGGTAAGCTGCATTTTTGGTTATCATTCATCGGTACTAACCTGAATTTTTTACCTATGCACCCATTAGGCTTACAAGGGATGTTGCGGAGGGTGGCTTCTTACGATCCAGAATATGCTTTTTGGAATGTGATTGCTAGTATTGGCGGCTTTTTGTTGGGGATGTCTACATTACCCTTTATTTTGAACATGATTGGTTCTTGGGTACAGGGTGAGAAAGCACCGGATAATCCTTGGCGGGCTATTGGGTTGGAATGGCTGGTGGCTTCTCCGCCGCCGGTGGAGAATTTTGAGGAGATTCCTGTGGTGATTTCTGAACCTTATGGGTATGGGAAGTCTGAACCGTTGACGGCGAATCTGGAAAAGCAAGAGTTAATTAAGGATTTGAATTAG
- a CDS encoding cytochrome c oxidase subunit II, which yields MKIRNILILIGCAIALTGASLWMGQQAYSWFPPQAAAESKLIDELFSFLVSLGTFIFLGVTGTVTYSIIFHRAGKYDTSDGPPIEGNITLEVVWTTIPILLVLWIATYSYNIYAEMAIQGPMEAMHIHTMASAHAATMESTTEPIEKIEVLAKQWAWVFRYPNQNVTSTELHLPVNRRISLALQSADVLHGFYIPAFRLKQDIVPKQTIDFEFTPIRPGKYRLRDSQFSGTYFAAMQTDVVVQSIEDYNHWLKTAATQKPTPANNQAANEYTQKIKGAFTSGYPTVIPAPPPLVNFPS from the coding sequence ATGAAAATTCGGAATATTTTGATTTTAATTGGCTGTGCGATCGCTCTCACAGGTGCAAGCCTCTGGATGGGACAACAAGCCTATTCCTGGTTTCCCCCCCAAGCCGCCGCCGAATCCAAACTTATAGATGAACTATTTAGCTTTTTAGTATCTTTAGGAACCTTCATTTTCCTGGGCGTAACTGGAACAGTCACCTATTCCATAATTTTCCATCGTGCAGGTAAATATGACACCAGCGATGGCCCCCCAATTGAAGGGAATATCACCCTAGAAGTCGTGTGGACAACAATTCCCATTCTGCTGGTGCTGTGGATTGCTACCTACAGCTACAACATCTATGCAGAAATGGCGATTCAAGGGCCAATGGAAGCCATGCACATACATACAATGGCATCAGCCCATGCAGCCACAATGGAGTCTACAACCGAACCCATTGAAAAAATAGAAGTCCTTGCCAAACAATGGGCTTGGGTTTTCCGCTACCCCAATCAAAACGTTACCAGCACCGAATTACATTTACCAGTTAATCGACGCATTAGTTTAGCACTCCAATCAGCAGATGTTCTCCACGGCTTTTACATTCCCGCCTTTCGACTCAAACAAGACATAGTACCCAAACAAACCATCGACTTTGAATTTACCCCCATTCGCCCAGGTAAATATCGACTGCGCGACTCCCAATTTAGCGGTACTTACTTTGCAGCCATGCAAACTGATGTAGTAGTCCAATCCATAGAAGATTACAACCACTGGCTAAAAACAGCCGCAACCCAAAAACCCACCCCCGCAAACAATCAAGCCGCCAACGAATACACCCAAAAAATCAAAGGCGCATTCACCAGTGGCTATCCCACAGTCATACCCGCACCACCCCCTCTAGTCAACTTCCCCTCTTAA
- a CDS encoding DUF2231 domain-containing protein produces MNTQLIEQLQGQLGANGLPYTIPIHPNLVHLTLGLFIIAIAFDVVGVLFPLEKPVFKFLAIPATRTGFFDVGWYNMLASAIITFFTVGAGFYEIMLAQAPTNLKSAWGLPAMETMLWHGVGGVLLLALIIGMTVWRGFQRYLWRKDSSQQVQWSYLAAGFFIMFIMFVHGTLGAQLAAEFGVHNTADQLLKLGKDINAVLK; encoded by the coding sequence ATGAATACCCAACTAATTGAACAATTGCAAGGGCAACTAGGCGCAAACGGACTACCTTACACTATTCCCATTCATCCCAACTTAGTCCATCTCACCTTGGGTTTATTTATCATCGCCATTGCCTTTGATGTTGTGGGTGTATTATTCCCTCTAGAAAAACCAGTCTTCAAATTTTTAGCCATTCCCGCCACTCGTACCGGCTTCTTTGATGTGGGTTGGTACAATATGCTGGCTTCAGCCATCATCACCTTTTTTACAGTGGGTGCAGGCTTTTACGAAATCATGTTGGCACAAGCACCAACAAATTTAAAAAGTGCTTGGGGATTACCAGCGATGGAGACAATGCTGTGGCATGGTGTCGGTGGTGTCCTCCTCTTAGCACTAATTATTGGCATGACCGTATGGAGAGGATTTCAGCGTTATTTATGGCGTAAAGATAGCAGTCAACAAGTGCAGTGGAGTTATCTAGCGGCTGGGTTCTTCATCATGTTTATTATGTTCGTTCACGGCACATTAGGAGCGCAACTGGCGGCAGAATTTGGCGTACATAATACAGCAGATCAATTACTGAAATTGGGTAAAGATATTAATGCGGTATTGAAATGA
- a CDS encoding DUF2231 domain-containing protein codes for MFEYLPPLNDHNLPYPDTIHPIVVHFVIAMVLFAVFCDVVGYFSHNARLFEVSWWNMFFATIAIFIAIIFGQIEAGLAEPYNAVEPVLNLHTLIGWSLSGIIAAITGWRYVIRLRDPEKVPVPYLGVGLLLTCLVCFQVYLGDELVWVYGLHTVPVVEAVKAGILR; via the coding sequence ATGTTTGAATATCTTCCACCTTTGAACGACCACAACTTACCTTACCCAGATACCATTCATCCGATTGTTGTCCACTTCGTGATTGCGATGGTATTGTTTGCCGTATTTTGTGATGTAGTGGGTTATTTTAGCCATAACGCCCGTCTTTTTGAAGTCAGTTGGTGGAATATGTTTTTCGCCACCATAGCCATTTTTATTGCTATCATCTTTGGTCAGATTGAAGCGGGTTTAGCCGAACCTTACAACGCAGTTGAACCAGTCCTAAATTTACATACCCTCATTGGCTGGTCGCTTTCAGGAATTATTGCTGCGATTACAGGGTGGCGTTACGTCATTCGGTTACGTGACCCAGAAAAAGTACCAGTTCCCTATCTGGGTGTGGGACTACTTTTAACTTGTTTGGTGTGCTTCCAAGTGTATTTGGGAGATGAATTGGTGTGGGTGTATGGACTGCACACAGTACCAGTTGTAGAAGCTGTGAAGGCAGGTATTTTGCGATGA
- a CDS encoding BlaI/MecI/CopY family transcriptional regulator encodes MNPLPNYRPKQLKLGPLEAEILNIIYSLGTATVKDIHEHITADPERELTYSSVATVLHRLTKKGWLKSEKQQRQYIWQPLISYSEAQSLEAYEQLQRFLELGKPEIVAAFADSLDEASVAQFEAIAKKIQAVRELREKE; translated from the coding sequence ATGAATCCTCTGCCAAATTACCGTCCCAAACAACTAAAATTAGGCCCTTTAGAGGCAGAGATTTTAAACATTATTTACTCTCTGGGTACTGCCACAGTTAAAGATATACATGAGCATATTACTGCTGATCCAGAGCGGGAGTTAACTTATTCCTCAGTGGCCACAGTACTGCATCGCCTCACTAAGAAAGGGTGGCTAAAATCTGAGAAACAGCAACGTCAATATATCTGGCAACCTTTGATTTCTTATTCAGAAGCCCAGTCTTTAGAAGCTTATGAACAGTTACAGAGATTTCTCGAATTGGGTAAGCCGGAGATTGTAGCTGCTTTTGCTGACAGTCTGGATGAGGCCAGTGTGGCACAGTTTGAGGCGATCGCAAAAAAAATCCAAGCAGTTCGTGAACTCAGGGAGAAAGAATAA
- a CDS encoding M56 family metallopeptidase, protein MHLLMVVMALILAWYLRSQWSSPIGSWTERFPHALLLFLLPPLLLLTTTFAVFCMGPHGHIMVWGWEGWVSYGLAISFLGFAGVLWLKLVWEGNRMLKQIRTYPIIYVYGTPARLLNAPVVYCALVGFWKPELIISQGLLDTLDVPHVKAVLAHEDGHRHYRDTYWFFFLGWLRQLTSWLPHTEALWQELLLLREIRADYWAARQVDSLLLAEALLLVVNTPILLESNFCAAFAQHISTNHVIQRIDALLQQPDSIGQPKPWSWVWLILVLVPLLVIPFHH, encoded by the coding sequence ATGCACCTGCTGATGGTAGTAATGGCGTTAATCCTAGCTTGGTACTTGAGAAGTCAGTGGTCATCCCCTATAGGAAGTTGGACGGAACGTTTTCCCCACGCCTTGTTGCTATTTCTCCTCCCGCCATTACTTCTATTAACCACAACATTTGCTGTGTTTTGCATGGGGCCTCATGGACATATTATGGTTTGGGGGTGGGAAGGTTGGGTTAGCTACGGACTGGCCATCAGTTTCTTAGGATTTGCAGGTGTCTTATGGCTAAAGTTGGTATGGGAGGGAAACCGGATGCTAAAACAAATTCGCACCTATCCCATAATTTATGTCTACGGTACACCAGCACGGTTACTAAATGCGCCTGTTGTTTATTGTGCTTTGGTTGGTTTTTGGAAACCTGAGTTAATTATCAGTCAGGGATTATTAGATACTTTAGATGTCCCCCATGTCAAAGCTGTACTAGCCCATGAAGATGGACATCGCCACTACCGCGATACCTATTGGTTTTTCTTTTTGGGGTGGCTACGTCAGTTAACCTCTTGGCTACCGCACACTGAAGCTTTATGGCAAGAGTTGTTACTTTTAAGGGAAATACGGGCTGATTATTGGGCTGCTAGACAAGTTGATAGTTTGTTATTAGCAGAAGCTTTACTATTGGTTGTCAATACGCCAATTTTACTAGAGTCAAATTTTTGTGCAGCTTTTGCCCAGCATATCTCAACCAATCATGTTATACAGAGAATAGATGCACTTTTGCAGCAACCAGATTCTATCGGACAGCCAAAACCTTGGTCTTGGGTATGGTTAATTTTGGTACTTGTGCCATTACTGGTGATTCCGTTTCATCATTAG
- the petJ gene encoding cytochrome c6 PetJ produces MKKIISVLFLGVAIFTFAFNNPALAADAASGAKIFSANCASCHAGGKNLVQANKTLKKDALEKFGMYSAEAIITQVTNGKNAMPAFKGRLKPNQIEDVAAYVLGQADKDWK; encoded by the coding sequence ATGAAAAAGATTATTTCAGTGCTGTTTCTAGGTGTAGCGATTTTCACTTTTGCCTTCAATAATCCAGCTTTAGCAGCAGACGCAGCTAGTGGAGCTAAAATCTTTAGTGCCAATTGTGCTTCTTGTCACGCAGGTGGTAAGAACTTGGTTCAAGCTAACAAAACTTTGAAAAAAGATGCTTTAGAAAAGTTTGGAATGTACTCGGCAGAAGCGATTATCACTCAAGTTACAAACGGTAAAAACGCTATGCCTGCTTTCAAAGGTCGTTTAAAACCAAATCAAATTGAAGATGTAGCAGCATATGTGTTGGGGCAAGCAGACAAGGATTGGAAATAA